In a genomic window of Halobiforma lacisalsi AJ5:
- the hemE gene encoding uroporphyrinogen decarboxylase: MKDLFRKAARGEPTERPPVWMMRQAGRYLPEYRELREDYSFLEAISTPEVAAEITLQPWERFRPDAVVMYSDILTVLEPLGFSYHLESGVGPVVENPVEAPADTRRERGDVREQLWYVGDLLERLTDELGEQAATLGFAGGPFTLAAYVCEGTPSRSFMAVRRLRAEHPEAFERLLEAFTDVLVEYVEFQVESGADAVQLFDTYAGLLSPADYREFLLPLHREVLEAVDVPTIVFARNVSGNLDLLADSGADVVGLDWTVDLESAHEQLADEDVAIQGNLDPALLYGDPETVRDRTRDVIDAVGDAGHILNLGHGVDRNTPVENVEAFFETAKTVE, encoded by the coding sequence ATGAAAGACCTGTTCCGCAAGGCAGCCCGGGGCGAACCCACCGAGCGCCCCCCGGTGTGGATGATGCGCCAGGCCGGGCGGTACCTGCCGGAATACCGGGAACTCCGGGAGGACTACTCGTTCCTCGAGGCCATCTCCACGCCGGAGGTCGCGGCCGAGATCACGCTCCAGCCCTGGGAGCGGTTCCGTCCCGACGCCGTCGTCATGTATTCGGACATTCTGACCGTTCTCGAGCCCCTGGGGTTCTCCTACCACCTCGAGTCCGGCGTCGGCCCGGTCGTCGAAAACCCGGTCGAAGCGCCTGCAGACACACGCCGCGAACGCGGTGACGTCCGCGAACAGCTGTGGTACGTCGGCGACCTGCTCGAGCGACTCACGGACGAACTCGGGGAGCAGGCCGCGACGCTGGGCTTTGCCGGCGGTCCGTTCACGCTTGCCGCCTACGTCTGCGAGGGCACGCCCTCGCGGTCGTTCATGGCGGTCCGTCGGCTCCGGGCGGAACACCCCGAGGCGTTCGAGCGACTGCTCGAGGCCTTTACCGACGTGCTGGTCGAGTACGTCGAGTTCCAGGTCGAGTCGGGTGCCGACGCCGTCCAGCTGTTCGACACCTACGCCGGGTTGCTCTCGCCCGCCGACTACCGGGAGTTCCTGCTCCCGCTACACCGGGAGGTCCTCGAGGCCGTCGACGTACCGACGATCGTGTTCGCGCGCAACGTGAGCGGCAACCTCGACCTGCTGGCCGACAGCGGGGCCGACGTGGTCGGCCTCGACTGGACGGTCGACCTCGAGTCGGCACACGAGCAACTCGCGGACGAGGACGTCGCGATCCAGGGCAACCTCGATCCCGCCCTGCTGTACGGCGATCCCGAAACGGTTCGCGACCGCACGCGCGACGTCATCGACGCGGTGGGCGACGCCGGCCACATCCTCAACCTGGGCCACGGCGTCGATCGGAACACGCCGGTCGAGAACGTCGAGGCGTTCTTCGAGACGGCGAAAACCGTCGAGTAG
- a CDS encoding CcmD family protein, giving the protein MDYLLLFAYGAVFGALVVYVFYLRNRLSELEQRLEDVTAERESSGQD; this is encoded by the coding sequence ATGGACTACCTGTTGCTGTTCGCCTACGGTGCCGTATTCGGAGCACTCGTCGTTTACGTGTTCTACCTTCGGAATCGACTGTCGGAACTCGAGCAGCGTCTCGAGGACGTAACGGCAGAGCGCGAATCGAGTGGACAGGATTGA
- a CDS encoding thioredoxin family protein: MTPRKLLTIVVLIAVLGFGYYSMNAAPVLSDHDYTYQGGIEWHEDPDEAIAVAEEQDKPVLVYYWTTWCTYCQEYSDNHYQNEEIRGELDEYVLLAINLDEPGPGASLASEHEAAYPPQHVIMTADGEEVSRLGGYVEEDRFLEELRSGADSA, translated from the coding sequence ATGACTCCCCGGAAGCTCCTCACGATAGTCGTTCTCATCGCCGTGCTGGGGTTTGGCTACTACTCGATGAACGCAGCCCCGGTCCTCAGCGATCACGACTACACCTACCAGGGCGGGATCGAGTGGCACGAGGATCCCGACGAGGCGATCGCCGTCGCCGAGGAGCAGGACAAACCCGTCCTCGTCTACTACTGGACGACCTGGTGTACGTACTGCCAGGAGTACTCCGACAACCATTACCAGAACGAGGAGATACGCGGCGAACTCGACGAGTACGTGCTCCTCGCGATCAACCTCGACGAGCCCGGGCCCGGTGCATCCCTCGCTTCCGAACACGAGGCGGCCTACCCGCCACAGCACGTCATCATGACCGCCGACGGCGAAGAAGTGTCCCGACTCGGCGGCTACGTCGAGGAGGACCGATTTCTGGAGGAGCTCCGGAGCGGGGCCGATTCGGCATAG
- a CDS encoding cytochrome c maturation protein CcmE domain-containing protein yields MDRKVKVVVGGVGIAVLLAILATTTMGSAAQFVTPTDLAETDDHDDTVVKLEGQAVNVDDGDPITFEVADENYTKPVTYDGEMPETMSDGRVVVAEGYFDGEELEADDLTVRAHEGEHPEDHPATETNETSEHLEDHATTDGNESDEGGEHDGTDS; encoded by the coding sequence ATGGATCGGAAAGTAAAGGTAGTGGTCGGTGGCGTCGGTATCGCCGTTCTCCTGGCGATCCTGGCGACCACGACGATGGGATCGGCCGCCCAGTTCGTCACCCCGACCGATCTCGCGGAAACGGACGACCACGACGATACCGTCGTCAAACTCGAGGGGCAGGCCGTCAACGTCGACGATGGCGATCCGATCACCTTCGAAGTCGCGGACGAGAACTACACCAAGCCGGTGACCTACGACGGCGAGATGCCCGAGACCATGTCCGACGGCCGGGTCGTCGTCGCCGAGGGGTACTTCGACGGCGAGGAACTCGAAGCCGACGACCTGACGGTCAGGGCTCACGAGGGCGAACATCCCGAGGATCACCCCGCAACCGAGACGAACGAAACGTCCGAGCACCTCGAGGACCACGCCACGACTGACGGGAACGAAAGCGACGAAGGCGGTGAACACGACGGGACCGATAGCTAG
- a CDS encoding cytochrome-c peroxidase — MGYSRQLLLLVAISLLTVAGAGAVAGADATEAHSAEPVVEGDVAPQVQEDDDEEDDETEELPVEPPTEESHPGYEYIQQEGDTEAKIELGEQLYFDPRISETGTISCNTCHNVMEGGDDSRPTAMGVHGQTGPVNSPTVWNSGFHHTQFWDGRADTLADQAEGPIVADVEMGMPDHEAALDRVRAVDGYVEQYEEVYGDEVESDDPEDLVTLEHTVDAIAAYERTLVTPNSSYDQYVEGDADALTEQQLDGMESFQELGCQSCHSGPMFSGQWDDPESGEGVYQRHPTFEDNPQCEEYVEEYDLMENPGRAGVTDDEADEYMYKVPTLRNVEHTAPYMHTGEVPTLEEAVRVMATCQLDEEPSDEEVEDITAFLTSLTGEYPEQEMTRLPAPSGESMIPADADAEFEDIEEEPEEDTDQVEADGGDGIPGMTIATAVIALAIATATALVGYTRRLDE, encoded by the coding sequence ATGGGGTATAGTCGACAGCTGCTACTGCTCGTAGCCATCAGTCTCCTGACCGTCGCTGGTGCGGGAGCTGTGGCTGGGGCGGACGCTACTGAGGCGCATAGCGCTGAACCGGTGGTCGAGGGCGATGTCGCCCCACAGGTTCAGGAAGACGACGACGAAGAAGACGATGAAACGGAGGAGTTGCCGGTAGAGCCTCCGACGGAAGAATCACACCCGGGCTACGAATACATCCAGCAGGAGGGTGACACCGAAGCGAAGATCGAGCTCGGCGAACAGTTGTACTTCGATCCGCGGATCTCCGAAACGGGGACGATCTCGTGTAACACCTGCCACAACGTGATGGAAGGCGGGGACGACAGTCGGCCGACGGCGATGGGAGTTCACGGACAGACCGGTCCGGTGAACTCGCCGACGGTCTGGAACTCCGGGTTCCACCACACCCAGTTCTGGGACGGTCGCGCCGACACCCTGGCCGACCAGGCCGAAGGTCCGATCGTCGCCGACGTCGAGATGGGCATGCCCGACCACGAGGCCGCACTCGACCGCGTTCGTGCCGTCGACGGGTACGTCGAACAGTACGAGGAAGTGTACGGTGACGAAGTCGAGAGCGACGATCCCGAGGATCTCGTCACGCTCGAGCACACCGTCGACGCGATCGCGGCCTACGAGCGAACCCTCGTGACGCCGAACAGTTCCTACGACCAGTACGTCGAGGGTGACGCGGACGCGCTGACCGAACAACAACTCGACGGCATGGAGTCGTTCCAGGAACTCGGCTGTCAGAGCTGTCACTCCGGGCCAATGTTCAGCGGTCAGTGGGACGACCCCGAGTCCGGTGAGGGCGTCTACCAGCGCCACCCGACCTTCGAGGACAACCCGCAATGTGAGGAGTACGTCGAGGAGTACGACCTGATGGAGAATCCGGGTCGTGCGGGCGTCACTGACGACGAGGCCGACGAGTACATGTACAAGGTGCCGACGTTGCGAAACGTCGAACACACCGCACCGTACATGCACACGGGCGAAGTACCGACCCTCGAAGAGGCCGTCCGCGTGATGGCAACCTGCCAGCTCGACGAGGAGCCGTCCGACGAGGAGGTCGAAGACATTACCGCCTTCCTCACGAGCCTGACGGGCGAGTACCCCGAACAGGAGATGACGCGGCTTCCGGCACCGAGCGGCGAATCGATGATCCCGGCGGACGCTGACGCCGAGTTCGAGGATATCGAGGAAGAACCTGAAGAGGACACAGACCAGGTCGAGGCCGATGGTGGCGACGGGATTCCCGGAATGACCATCGCCACGGCGGTCATCGCACTGGCGATCGCGACTGCCACAGCACTGGTCGGCTACACCCGACGCCTCGACGAATAG
- a CDS encoding heme exporter protein CcmB encodes MIGDYLRVVYTIARKDLLVESRSKQTTNAAFVFALLIIVVFSFVFGEEVGSRDVLARGALWLAVVFGGAVGMSHAVALEGKNEAIAGLLLAPVDRSAIYLGKVASSTVFITGIGLLSLGFVVVFLDYAFDMATLTTVLLVVPLAALGFSAVGVLLSILMLHSQLQESLLPVLLVPLVIPTILSGTALTAPGLSEGMTSAWFRILVTYDLLVLLAGWMTFEYVVEE; translated from the coding sequence ATGATCGGGGACTACCTCCGGGTCGTCTACACCATCGCCCGCAAGGACCTGCTGGTCGAATCCCGCAGCAAGCAGACGACGAACGCCGCTTTCGTGTTCGCCTTGCTCATCATCGTCGTCTTCTCGTTCGTCTTCGGCGAGGAGGTCGGCTCTCGCGACGTGCTCGCCCGCGGCGCCCTGTGGCTGGCCGTCGTCTTCGGCGGTGCGGTCGGCATGTCCCACGCCGTCGCGCTCGAGGGGAAAAACGAGGCCATCGCCGGCCTGCTGCTTGCGCCGGTCGACCGGTCGGCGATCTACCTGGGGAAAGTCGCGAGTTCGACGGTCTTTATTACCGGAATCGGGCTCCTGAGCCTGGGATTCGTCGTCGTCTTCCTCGATTACGCGTTCGACATGGCGACGCTCACGACGGTGTTGCTGGTCGTCCCACTTGCCGCGCTCGGGTTCAGCGCTGTCGGCGTGTTGCTGTCGATCCTTATGCTCCATTCCCAGTTACAGGAATCGCTACTGCCGGTCCTGCTCGTCCCGCTCGTTATCCCGACCATCCTCTCGGGGACGGCATTGACTGCCCCCGGACTTTCGGAGGGGATGACCTCGGCGTGGTTCCGGATCCTGGTGACCTACGACCTGCTCGTCCTGCTCGCGGGCTGGATGACGTTCGAGTACGTCGTCGAAGAATAG
- a CDS encoding ABC transporter ATP-binding protein — MAFVSVSGVTKRFGTHVGVDDVSFTLDAGETVVLFGANGAGKTTLIRMLASLSRPTEGEIEIEGEPLVGGNAAVRSRLGVVAHETMLYEELTARENLRLHARLHDVDATVCDGLLETVGLADRGGERVSGFSHGMSKRVSLARALVHDPDLLLFDEPYTGLDQTSLKRVAAVLEDLEDRTVLAATHDLERGYRLADRVLFMNDGRLVGDLETTAFEGASDVLEEYERRCTGGEPRAVTSATAVPTRSTAVGTGTESSGGPGDDGGPNDG; from the coding sequence ATGGCTTTCGTCTCCGTCTCCGGCGTGACAAAGCGGTTTGGCACGCACGTCGGCGTCGACGACGTCTCTTTCACTCTCGATGCCGGTGAGACGGTCGTCCTCTTCGGTGCCAACGGCGCCGGAAAGACGACGCTCATCCGGATGCTCGCGTCGCTGTCCCGCCCGACGGAGGGCGAGATCGAGATCGAAGGCGAGCCGCTGGTCGGCGGCAACGCGGCGGTTCGCTCTCGGCTCGGCGTCGTCGCCCACGAGACGATGCTCTACGAGGAACTCACGGCACGGGAAAACCTCCGGTTGCACGCCCGACTACACGACGTCGACGCGACGGTCTGTGACGGGCTGCTCGAGACGGTCGGCCTCGCCGACCGCGGGGGCGAACGGGTCAGCGGCTTCTCCCACGGCATGAGCAAGCGCGTCTCGCTCGCCCGGGCACTCGTCCACGACCCCGATCTCCTGTTGTTCGACGAACCCTACACCGGGCTCGACCAGACCTCGCTGAAACGCGTCGCGGCAGTCCTCGAGGATCTCGAGGATCGGACCGTCCTCGCGGCAACACACGATCTCGAGCGGGGCTACCGGCTGGCGGATCGCGTGCTGTTCATGAACGACGGCCGCCTCGTAGGCGACCTCGAGACGACGGCGTTCGAGGGTGCGAGTGACGTGCTCGAGGAGTACGAACGACGCTGTACGGGCGGCGAACCGCGGGCGGTAACGAGCGCGACGGCGGTTCCGACGCGGTCGACGGCTGTGGGGACGGGAACCGAAAGCTCAGGCGGACCCGGCGACGACGGAGGGCCAAACGACGGATGA
- the ccsA gene encoding cytochrome c biogenesis protein CcsA — MIPNTLTPGTLLIAIAAFASSLAAILLLYGYVYRTDELRPVTLVAASTSTLSLVVAHTYLTYQFVVGDYTNAYVWQNSADYLALLYRLTGPYANHEGSILLWATLTAVVATWTVYSSRFEGRGANLAQSISLGIVAAFATMLVAQSPFTPIEVAFPDTPAGFVPPDGDGLNPLLVDPWMAIHPPITFSAYALLIVPFALGVTHFVSLFRGEDSVFDEWLGSMRQWLRVSWLLLTAAIVFGGIWAYGVLGWGGFWSWDPVETAVLIPWLALTGSLHAINRYGKTGEYPIFAPASATLVFPIVTFATTVVRSGVFRSVHSFAAGGIGTGILFLLGVTGTTAIALPFTYWFLEAEEGSRDADEPWLSRRTVYHGAVLAFGVLAFVSIWGLSFPVIRNAATGVEVSVGQDHYNLWSYPVVVVGLLAGGMYALLDLRRRKLAIGATAAVAVSTLVAAFIAPSANWYLSDPAAHDPLVYRIVGSVSVLSIVPPAAYFAGSWIWRYVDRIRGVPSRTFKIRETGIVLTHVGAAMLIVAVSFIYLFSTSASVAVVGIDDAGTDPEPIVEESPDGEYEVHVRNYETVEEPTIEEAARSPEEVLAVDEDASLVRGEITAIDSIDGTAIARLEDSSVWLAGADDSLFEEGDEVIARGTVFEGETAATDAQAFVYTDADNMGPVSDPPRDVHTPRVTSHELDVTVYEGGERVAEGTLAEQEYLHSQMNTNDAVIERGIAGDTYVVGSIDERSASITIDTYPLANQIWFGVVLMIVGMTAVTLADSRRDQ, encoded by the coding sequence ATGATACCGAACACACTCACACCCGGAACGCTGTTGATCGCGATCGCAGCGTTCGCGAGTAGTCTCGCGGCGATTCTCCTGTTGTACGGCTACGTCTACCGAACCGACGAACTCCGACCCGTGACACTCGTGGCCGCCAGCACGTCGACCCTCTCGCTGGTCGTCGCCCACACGTACCTCACCTACCAGTTCGTCGTCGGCGATTACACCAATGCGTACGTCTGGCAGAACTCTGCAGACTACCTCGCGCTGCTTTACCGCCTGACAGGTCCGTACGCGAATCACGAGGGATCGATCCTCCTCTGGGCGACCTTAACTGCGGTCGTCGCCACGTGGACGGTGTACTCGAGTCGGTTCGAGGGCCGGGGAGCGAACCTCGCACAGTCGATCTCGCTGGGTATCGTCGCTGCCTTCGCGACCATGCTCGTCGCCCAGAGTCCCTTTACCCCGATCGAAGTCGCGTTTCCGGACACGCCAGCGGGATTCGTCCCGCCGGACGGTGACGGCCTGAACCCGCTGCTGGTCGATCCCTGGATGGCGATCCATCCACCGATCACGTTCAGCGCCTACGCGCTGTTGATCGTTCCGTTCGCGCTCGGAGTTACGCACTTCGTCTCCCTGTTCCGGGGTGAAGACAGCGTCTTCGACGAATGGCTCGGGAGCATGCGCCAGTGGCTGCGAGTCTCCTGGCTGCTGTTGACCGCGGCGATCGTCTTCGGCGGCATCTGGGCCTACGGCGTCCTCGGGTGGGGCGGCTTCTGGTCGTGGGACCCCGTCGAAACCGCCGTGTTGATCCCCTGGCTCGCACTGACCGGCTCCCTGCACGCGATCAACCGCTACGGCAAGACCGGCGAGTATCCGATCTTCGCGCCAGCGTCGGCGACGCTCGTTTTCCCGATCGTAACCTTCGCGACGACGGTCGTTCGCAGCGGGGTCTTCCGGAGCGTTCACTCCTTTGCAGCGGGCGGGATCGGAACCGGCATCCTGTTCCTGCTCGGCGTGACTGGAACGACGGCGATCGCTCTTCCGTTCACCTACTGGTTCCTCGAGGCAGAGGAGGGGAGCCGAGATGCCGACGAGCCCTGGCTGAGCCGCCGTACCGTCTATCACGGAGCCGTGCTTGCCTTCGGCGTCCTCGCCTTTGTTTCGATCTGGGGGCTGTCTTTCCCCGTGATCCGCAACGCTGCGACCGGTGTCGAGGTCAGCGTCGGTCAGGACCACTACAACCTCTGGAGTTATCCCGTCGTCGTGGTGGGTCTGCTGGCGGGCGGGATGTACGCGCTGCTCGATCTCCGACGGCGAAAGCTGGCGATCGGCGCGACGGCGGCCGTCGCGGTTTCGACCCTCGTCGCGGCGTTTATCGCCCCCTCGGCGAACTGGTACCTGAGCGATCCCGCTGCCCACGATCCACTCGTCTATCGGATCGTCGGTTCGGTCAGCGTCCTTTCGATCGTCCCGCCAGCGGCGTATTTCGCGGGTTCGTGGATCTGGCGGTACGTCGACCGAATCCGGGGCGTCCCGTCGAGAACGTTCAAGATCCGCGAGACGGGGATCGTTCTCACTCACGTCGGCGCTGCGATGTTGATCGTCGCTGTCTCTTTCATCTACCTGTTCTCGACGTCGGCATCGGTCGCAGTCGTCGGAATCGACGATGCCGGGACCGACCCGGAACCGATCGTCGAGGAGTCGCCCGACGGCGAATACGAAGTCCACGTGAGGAACTACGAGACCGTCGAAGAACCGACGATAGAGGAGGCGGCACGGAGTCCCGAGGAGGTACTGGCCGTCGACGAGGACGCCTCGCTGGTTCGGGGGGAGATAACCGCCATCGATTCGATCGACGGGACCGCGATCGCCCGGCTCGAGGACTCGAGCGTCTGGCTCGCGGGTGCCGACGACTCGCTTTTCGAAGAAGGAGACGAAGTCATCGCCCGTGGGACCGTTTTCGAGGGGGAGACGGCGGCAACGGACGCCCAGGCGTTCGTCTACACGGACGCTGACAACATGGGCCCGGTGTCGGATCCACCTCGTGACGTCCACACGCCGCGAGTGACCTCGCACGAACTCGACGTGACGGTCTACGAGGGTGGCGAGCGCGTCGCCGAAGGGACGCTCGCCGAGCAGGAGTACCTGCACTCACAGATGAACACCAACGATGCCGTGATCGAACGCGGGATCGCCGGCGACACGTACGTCGTTGGGTCGATCGACGAACGCAGCGCGTCCATTACTATCGACACTTACCCGCTGGCGAACCAGATCTGGTTCGGTGTCGTACTTATGATCGTCGGGATGACAGCGGTGACGCTGGCTGACAGTCGACGCGACCAGTAA
- a CDS encoding cytochrome c biogenesis CcdA family protein, with translation MELPTLSVVLLAGAATILTPCCLPLLPPLLSGSVGHRLRPVAIVSGSLLSFILLGVLVGTLGSFSPETLRAPAFLAIVAFGAVMVDDDLHGIYSRYASRLSSTATERVAALDEQRHPLASAFSLGLLLGVIWLPCVGPVLGAVLAYAATTGAALESGAFLFVYGVGFAIPLLGVAYGGKIAGRSIADYLGVLGRRDVVRRAVGVVLLVTGVALLFEADRVFLSALY, from the coding sequence ATGGAGCTACCGACGCTGTCAGTCGTTCTCCTGGCTGGTGCGGCCACGATTCTGACGCCGTGTTGTCTCCCCCTGTTGCCACCGCTGCTGTCGGGCAGCGTCGGTCACCGTCTCCGCCCCGTGGCGATCGTCTCGGGCAGCCTGCTTTCGTTTATCCTGCTCGGCGTTCTCGTCGGTACTCTGGGTTCGTTTTCGCCGGAGACGCTTCGTGCGCCGGCGTTTCTGGCGATCGTCGCATTCGGCGCGGTGATGGTCGACGACGACCTGCACGGGATCTACTCGCGATACGCCTCGCGACTCTCGAGTACCGCCACCGAACGCGTCGCTGCGCTCGACGAGCAACGACACCCGCTCGCGTCGGCGTTCTCGCTCGGTCTCCTGCTCGGGGTGATCTGGCTGCCCTGTGTCGGCCCCGTACTGGGTGCCGTCCTCGCGTACGCCGCGACGACCGGGGCAGCACTCGAGAGCGGTGCGTTCCTGTTCGTCTACGGCGTCGGGTTCGCGATCCCGCTTTTGGGCGTCGCCTACGGCGGCAAGATAGCGGGCCGGTCGATCGCGGACTACCTCGGGGTACTCGGCCGGCGGGACGTGGTTCGGCGGGCGGTCGGCGTCGTCCTGCTCGTGACCGGCGTCGCCCTGCTGTTCGAGGCCGACCGGGTTTTCCTTTCGGCGCTGTACTGA
- a CDS encoding molybdopterin-dependent oxidoreductase: MTERRLVTVVTLLAAGISAVATSFGIYATSERFLVSSFNRLVLEVLPGWFVSAVIQRFGDLALELSLLFSGVLLSVIVGSLALAGYRLGASALPASRELVGAVLSVVFVFLAAYLVVGVARAAILPAVVGGAVVAGFDHLSTAGDASADVSPDRRSVVQAVTVVAGYNVVAHGLGFLRRSQTQRTERELQERATRLEAEHLVSEADDAGLEADGIKPLISEIGEFYKVDINPSPPSIDPDGWRLSVTGLVEEELELDYDDVRGYETRNRYKAIRCLSDDIDGEQLDTAVWTGVRMADILEEAGIEDEGEYALLSGADDYYYSVPLEDLEESMLAFGMNGMELPAGHGYPVRLLVPDRWGKLHVKWLTDVEIIDDGEGGYWEERGWHGMGPVNAVTKVDRINRLEDGGIQLVGHAYAGARDVETVEVSIDGGDSWESATLSDPLPDSDTTRQWLYEIDPDEGDPDSYDVYARTIDGEGTVQPEARSDPFPDGATGWAHRSVRRG; encoded by the coding sequence ATGACCGAGCGACGGCTCGTCACTGTCGTGACGTTGCTCGCCGCGGGTATCTCGGCAGTCGCAACGTCGTTCGGAATCTACGCGACCTCCGAGCGGTTCCTCGTCTCGTCGTTCAATCGACTCGTCCTCGAAGTACTCCCGGGCTGGTTCGTCTCCGCGGTCATCCAGCGGTTCGGGGATCTCGCACTCGAGTTGAGTCTGCTCTTTTCGGGCGTCCTGCTGTCCGTGATCGTCGGTTCCCTGGCCCTGGCCGGATACCGGCTGGGTGCGAGCGCGTTGCCCGCTTCCCGGGAACTGGTCGGGGCCGTACTCTCGGTCGTGTTCGTCTTCCTGGCAGCGTATCTCGTGGTCGGCGTCGCCCGCGCGGCCATCCTTCCGGCGGTCGTCGGCGGCGCCGTCGTCGCGGGATTCGATCACCTCTCGACCGCGGGAGACGCGAGTGCCGATGTGAGCCCCGACCGGCGTTCGGTCGTCCAGGCGGTCACAGTCGTCGCTGGGTATAACGTCGTCGCTCACGGACTCGGCTTCCTTCGCCGGAGCCAGACCCAGCGAACCGAACGCGAACTGCAGGAACGCGCGACGCGACTCGAGGCCGAACACCTGGTCTCCGAGGCCGACGATGCCGGACTGGAAGCCGACGGAATCAAGCCGTTGATCTCCGAAATCGGCGAATTCTACAAGGTCGATATCAATCCGAGTCCACCCTCGATCGATCCCGACGGCTGGCGCCTCTCCGTAACGGGGCTCGTCGAGGAGGAACTCGAACTCGACTACGACGACGTCCGTGGGTACGAAACCCGCAACCGGTACAAGGCGATCCGTTGTCTGAGCGACGACATCGACGGTGAACAGCTGGATACCGCCGTCTGGACCGGTGTTCGGATGGCAGACATCCTCGAGGAGGCCGGGATCGAAGACGAGGGGGAGTACGCGTTGCTGTCCGGCGCCGACGATTACTACTACTCGGTCCCGCTCGAGGACCTCGAGGAGTCCATGCTCGCGTTCGGGATGAACGGGATGGAGCTTCCCGCCGGTCACGGCTACCCCGTTCGACTGCTGGTTCCCGACCGCTGGGGGAAACTCCACGTCAAGTGGCTCACGGATGTCGAGATCATCGACGACGGGGAAGGCGGTTACTGGGAGGAACGCGGCTGGCACGGAATGGGGCCGGTCAACGCGGTCACGAAGGTCGACCGGATCAATCGGCTCGAGGACGGCGGTATTCAGCTGGTCGGACACGCCTACGCGGGTGCCCGCGACGTCGAGACGGTCGAGGTGTCGATCGACGGCGGCGACAGCTGGGAGTCGGCGACGCTGAGCGATCCGCTTCCGGATTCGGACACGACGCGCCAGTGGTTGTACGAAATCGATCCTGACGAGGGTGATCCGGACAGCTACGACGTCTACGCGCGAACGATCGACGGTGAGGGGACCGTCCAGCCGGAAGCCCGATCGGACCCGTTCCCGGACGGGGCCACCGGATGGGCCCACAGGTCCGTTCGTCGGGGCTAA
- a CDS encoding cytochrome c biogenesis protein, translating to MGSYEKRTIGLLRRILRSSVHGYLTLLFGLASLGLVFGYASDSMYGVSHGVNLIAYWHVPLALVGGLALTVTFLGCVCYLVTGTRFWEQLAHGSAELGFVFATLTLVTGSAWGRVIWNTWWNWSDIRLVTFLFVWFIYAGYLIIYSSGGGAGRVSRLASVYGVIGFITVPISYASTRLWTARLHAPSVGNPDAEAAITASVLFVSLVAVLFLYLSLLAARVRLHELTTRVDSLKNRSRTETYKPTEEY from the coding sequence ATGGGCTCGTACGAAAAACGGACGATCGGACTACTACGGCGGATACTCCGTAGTTCCGTGCACGGGTATCTCACGCTACTGTTCGGCCTCGCATCGCTCGGGCTAGTGTTTGGCTATGCGTCGGACTCGATGTACGGCGTCAGCCACGGGGTCAACCTCATTGCGTACTGGCACGTCCCGCTCGCACTGGTCGGTGGTCTGGCGCTGACGGTTACCTTCCTCGGGTGCGTCTGCTATCTCGTCACCGGCACTCGGTTCTGGGAACAACTCGCCCACGGCTCTGCCGAACTGGGGTTCGTATTCGCGACGCTGACGCTGGTCACGGGCAGCGCGTGGGGACGCGTCATCTGGAACACCTGGTGGAACTGGTCCGATATCCGGCTGGTTACCTTCCTGTTCGTCTGGTTCATCTACGCGGGCTATCTGATCATCTACTCGAGTGGCGGCGGAGCGGGCCGAGTCTCCCGTCTCGCCTCCGTCTACGGCGTCATCGGGTTCATTACCGTTCCCATTTCCTACGCGTCGACGCGGCTGTGGACCGCCCGGCTGCACGCGCCGTCGGTCGGCAACCCCGACGCGGAAGCCGCCATTACGGCCTCGGTGCTGTTCGTGTCGCTCGTCGCCGTCCTGTTTCTCTACCTGTCCCTGCTTGCGGCCAGGGTTCGTCTGCACGAACTCACGACCCGTGTCGACTCGCTGAAGAACCGCTCGCGGACGGAAACCTACAAACCGACGGAGGAGTACTGA